In Maridesulfovibrio frigidus DSM 17176, a single genomic region encodes these proteins:
- a CDS encoding phage adaptor protein: protein MIAGEAVRDIRIALHDPDCVRFSDDVLLLHLTRAQRQVVMIRPDSNSCVERVKLEANSTKQEVPDQGRFIGLVRNVKADGSPGTAITSVDRSSLDDSNLLWHMDPPSEIIDNYAFEEKVPTVYWVTPPPAENVRVELEYSRRPGPLTHGEQDMELSDIFLGPIVNYVLYLCLAVNSTSPTNWQKGMDNLRQMYVSLGEEAKARLLMSPNASKQGGGNG from the coding sequence ATGATTGCCGGCGAAGCTGTTAGAGATATTCGCATAGCTCTGCACGACCCTGACTGTGTGCGCTTTAGTGATGATGTGTTGCTACTGCATCTCACTCGCGCACAGCGTCAGGTCGTTATGATTCGGCCTGATTCAAACTCTTGCGTAGAGCGTGTGAAGTTGGAAGCGAATTCAACTAAACAGGAAGTTCCTGACCAGGGCCGGTTTATCGGTCTGGTCAGGAACGTAAAAGCGGATGGCTCTCCTGGAACTGCAATTACGTCCGTTGATCGTTCTTCGCTGGATGATTCAAATCTGCTCTGGCACATGGATCCACCTTCCGAAATTATCGACAACTACGCTTTTGAAGAGAAAGTGCCGACTGTCTACTGGGTAACGCCGCCACCTGCTGAGAATGTTCGGGTTGAACTCGAATATTCACGCAGGCCCGGTCCGCTTACTCACGGTGAACAGGACATGGAGTTGTCGGATATCTTCCTTGGGCCCATCGTAAATTACGTTCTCTATCTGTGTTTGGCTGTTAACAGCACTTCACCAACTAACTGGCAGAAGGGCATGGATAATCTACGTCAGATGTACGTTTCTCTTGGTGAAGAAGCCAAGGCGCGTCTACTCATGAGTCCAAACGCAAGCAAGCAGGGTGGCGGCAATGGTTAA